A single Vicinamibacteria bacterium DNA region contains:
- a CDS encoding universal stress protein codes for MKVRKILFPTDLSPECLPAKSFAKALAKKHGAELLLVHEVLTHAHDFRQLGDLLTDFLDKLETDAKAQLEKECQGLKKEGLVASCEVERNPSAYEAIMDKIEQWEPDVVVMGTHGRSGVDRWIIGSLAEKIVRHAPVPVVTVRSDAKPGTKIETILVPVDFSDNSRRAVAAGSQLKGAKGSLVLLHVVLNPAFAGLHPEEYIRVFGADPSLPDRLRDRMKDWMEGQPFEADVREADDVADCILQAIREKKPDLVVIGTRGLTGFDYFLMGSIAEKVVRFSPVAVLCVK; via the coding sequence ATGAAGGTTCGCAAGATCCTGTTTCCAACCGACCTGTCTCCCGAGTGTCTGCCAGCCAAGAGCTTCGCCAAAGCACTCGCCAAGAAACACGGCGCCGAGCTCTTGCTTGTGCACGAGGTCCTTACCCACGCACACGATTTTCGCCAGCTGGGGGACCTCCTGACGGATTTTCTCGACAAGCTCGAGACCGACGCCAAGGCCCAGCTCGAAAAAGAGTGCCAGGGCCTCAAGAAGGAGGGGCTGGTCGCGAGCTGCGAGGTCGAGAGGAATCCCTCGGCCTACGAAGCGATCATGGACAAGATCGAGCAGTGGGAGCCCGATGTGGTCGTGATGGGAACGCACGGTCGCTCGGGCGTGGATCGGTGGATTATCGGAAGCCTCGCCGAGAAAATCGTTCGCCATGCACCTGTCCCCGTGGTGACCGTCCGCTCCGATGCGAAGCCGGGAACCAAGATTGAGACCATCCTCGTGCCGGTGGACTTCTCGGATAACTCCAGGCGCGCGGTTGCTGCGGGGTCGCAGCTGAAGGGTGCGAAGGGCTCGCTCGTTCTCCTCCACGTCGTTTTGAATCCGGCATTCGCCGGCCTGCATCCCGAAGAGTACATCCGGGTTTTCGGAGCCGATCCGAGTCTTCCCGATCGCTTGCGCGACCGGATGAAGGACTGGATGGAAGGGCAGCCGTTCGAGGCCGACGTTCGCGAGGCGGACGATGTGGCCGATTGCATCCTCCAGGCGATACGGGAGAAGAAGCCCGACCTCGTCGTGATCGGAACGCGGGGCCTCACCGGGTTCGACTATTTTCTGATGGGAAGCATCGCCGAGAAGGTCGTACGTTTCTCACCGGTGGCGGTCCTCTGCGTCAAATAG
- a CDS encoding type II CAAX endopeptidase family protein — protein sequence MNRHSIVLAILLSILASLVAGLNIGVGAVDRALIASVGALFALFVPFFLFGLSDFLRGSLSRPASLALVLVALLLPCLVYFAGTSDYRPTSFIGLVAFMGVPTALVLLARRRPAPVLWDVLAVLAIWLPFDFRLLDGIWSWPEGRASYGLSVVLAVDLALVLFVAYRATPGVGYRFRLGLRDSAIVLGCFLVFSALAIPLGLGIEFIEYTARPFDLLGLLGSFAAILIFIAVPEELLFRGLIQNFLERTWRRDLLALVVAAAIFGAAHLNNGEVPNWSYALMATLAGLFYGLAYRWTGTIFASALVHALVNAVWRAFFR from the coding sequence ATGAACCGCCATAGCATCGTCCTCGCCATCTTGCTATCGATACTCGCTAGCCTCGTCGCGGGGCTCAATATCGGCGTCGGCGCGGTAGACCGCGCTCTGATCGCCTCGGTCGGCGCACTTTTCGCTCTCTTCGTCCCGTTCTTCCTCTTTGGGCTGAGCGACTTCCTTCGCGGCTCTCTTTCACGACCGGCCTCGCTGGCACTCGTGCTCGTCGCCTTGCTCCTGCCTTGCCTGGTTTACTTCGCGGGGACGTCCGATTACCGCCCGACTTCCTTCATCGGGCTCGTCGCCTTCATGGGTGTTCCCACGGCGCTCGTGCTGCTAGCACGACGCCGCCCGGCGCCGGTCCTGTGGGACGTCCTCGCGGTGCTCGCGATCTGGCTTCCTTTCGACTTTCGGCTCCTCGACGGGATCTGGTCTTGGCCGGAAGGAAGAGCTTCCTACGGGCTCTCCGTGGTGCTCGCCGTCGACCTGGCGCTCGTTCTCTTCGTCGCCTACCGTGCGACTCCTGGTGTCGGCTATCGGTTCCGACTCGGGCTGCGCGATTCGGCCATCGTCCTGGGTTGCTTTCTCGTTTTCTCCGCGCTGGCCATTCCCCTCGGGCTCGGTATCGAGTTCATCGAGTACACCGCGCGTCCCTTCGACCTTCTGGGTCTTCTGGGCTCCTTCGCGGCGATCCTGATTTTCATCGCCGTCCCCGAAGAGCTTCTGTTTCGCGGTCTCATCCAGAACTTCCTGGAGAGAACGTGGAGGCGCGACTTGCTGGCCCTCGTCGTGGCCGCGGCGATCTTTGGCGCTGCACACCTGAACAACGGCGAGGTGCCGAACTGGAGCTACGCCCTGATGGCGACGCTCGCCGGCTTGTTCTACGGACTGGCCTACCGCTGGACCGGTACGATCTTCGCGTCGGCCTTGGTGCACGCGCTCGTGAATGCCGTATGGCGTGCGTTTTTCCGGTGA
- a CDS encoding D-aminoacylase — protein sequence MKTLNVSLLTFILGVGSGPAQEAEVLTVIIAGGEVHDGLGGPPRTADVGILGDRIVAIGDLSGRSAGQRLDAQGLSVVPGFIDIHSHAVRGVFRHPIAENYIRQGVTTAVGGPDGGSPYPIAQFLARVDAAPPAINFALMVGHGTIRREVIGNEDRAPTPEELGRMREMVARAMREGAFGLSTGLKYVPGAYAETEEVIELARVAAFFGGIHISHMREEGLKLLDAVRETIRIGEEGGLPTQLTHHKVVGAPMWGASTKSLALVDEARAKGIDVTIDQYPYTASSTSLSILFPAWSLEGSEEDRVARLRDPQQRERIKKAIIDNLVEDRGGGDPKNVVVSQCSWDPSLNGKSLADILRERGRAVTIDEAAELALELEEKGGFSGVFHAMAEEDVRRILQHPQTMIASDGGIVAPGEGVPHPRNYGTFARVLGHYSRDEELLTFEEAIRKMSSLPAQRLGLRDRGVLSEGAYADIAVLDRERVSDPAVFGDPHQYAIGARHVLVNGVPVIADGQVTGARPGRGLRHRYVIR from the coding sequence ATGAAGACTCTGAACGTGTCGCTCCTGACGTTCATTCTCGGAGTCGGCTCCGGACCGGCCCAGGAGGCTGAAGTCCTGACCGTCATCATCGCGGGGGGAGAGGTCCATGACGGGCTCGGCGGACCACCGCGAACGGCCGATGTCGGTATTCTCGGAGATCGGATCGTCGCCATCGGTGATCTGAGCGGTCGCTCGGCGGGCCAGCGGCTCGACGCCCAGGGACTCTCCGTGGTGCCCGGCTTCATCGACATTCACAGCCACGCGGTTCGGGGTGTCTTTCGACATCCGATTGCCGAGAACTACATCCGCCAGGGGGTGACCACCGCAGTCGGTGGACCCGACGGTGGCTCGCCCTACCCCATCGCGCAGTTCCTGGCCCGGGTCGATGCGGCTCCACCGGCCATCAATTTCGCCCTCATGGTCGGTCACGGAACAATCCGACGGGAGGTCATCGGGAACGAGGACCGCGCGCCAACGCCGGAGGAGCTCGGGCGAATGAGAGAGATGGTGGCGCGGGCCATGCGCGAAGGGGCCTTCGGTTTGTCTACCGGCCTGAAATACGTCCCCGGAGCCTACGCGGAAACGGAGGAAGTGATCGAGCTCGCGCGCGTCGCGGCGTTTTTCGGTGGGATTCACATCAGTCACATGCGCGAGGAAGGCTTGAAGCTGCTCGACGCCGTGCGGGAGACCATTCGCATCGGTGAAGAGGGAGGTCTGCCGACCCAGCTCACGCATCACAAAGTGGTTGGCGCTCCCATGTGGGGCGCGAGCACCAAGAGTCTCGCCCTCGTCGACGAAGCGAGAGCGAAAGGGATCGACGTCACGATCGATCAGTATCCGTACACCGCGTCGAGCACCTCTCTCTCGATTCTCTTTCCCGCGTGGAGTCTCGAAGGCAGCGAAGAGGATCGCGTGGCACGTTTGAGAGACCCGCAGCAGCGGGAGAGGATCAAGAAGGCGATCATCGACAACCTCGTCGAGGACCGCGGTGGGGGCGATCCCAAGAACGTCGTCGTCTCGCAATGCTCCTGGGACCCCTCGCTGAACGGGAAGAGCCTCGCCGACATCCTTCGGGAGCGGGGCCGAGCCGTTACCATCGACGAGGCCGCCGAGCTCGCCCTCGAGCTCGAAGAGAAAGGGGGATTCTCCGGCGTTTTCCATGCCATGGCGGAAGAGGACGTGAGGCGCATCCTCCAACACCCTCAGACGATGATTGCATCCGATGGCGGGATTGTGGCCCCAGGCGAAGGGGTGCCCCATCCGCGTAACTACGGAACGTTCGCTCGGGTGCTCGGACATTACAGCCGAGACGAGGAGCTTCTCACCTTCGAGGAGGCGATCCGGAAGATGTCGAGTCTGCCGGCGCAGAGGCTCGGGCTTCGTGACCGCGGAGTCCTGAGCGAAGGCGCTTACGCCGACATCGCGGTCCTCGATCGTGAGCGAGTCAGCGATCCCGCCGTGTTCGGAGATCCGCACCAGTACGCCATCGGTGCTCGACACGTGCTCGTCAACGGCGTCCCGGTGA